The following is a genomic window from Flavobacteriales bacterium.
GCTCGAACAACTCATCGAGTGGCGCGGCAAGCCCGAACGCCTGCGCATGGACAACGGCCCGGAGTTCATCGCCCAGGCCATGAAAGAATGGGCGGCAACCAACGGCATCGAGTTCACCTACATCCAGCCTGGCCGGCCCATGCAGAACGGCCTGATCGAGCGCTTCAACAGGACCTACAGGACCGAGGTGCTGGATGCCTGGATCTTCGAGTCCCTCGAACAGGTCCGGCAGATGACCCAGGAGTGGATGTGGCGCTACAACCATGTGCGCCCGCACGCTTCGCTGCTCCGCCTCTCGCCCCGTGCGTTCCTGTTGAAATGTGGACAACTCCCTGCCCACTACGCAGGCTCACGCGCGGAGTTCCCCACAGTTCAACAGGACATCCACAACACCACCACACCAAGAAGTACCTTTACAATGCACTGCGCCTAAAATGGGGGTGCTTACACCCACACCGACGCGCGATTTCCTTTGTAGTAGAACCAATTCCAATAGCCCAATGGCTGAACTACACTGCCTGAATGTCGGTTGCGCCGACGCAAGCATTCTTAAAACGACCAGCGAGACCTTCCTGATAGACTGCTACGGTATTGATGAGCACAAGGCACTTCTCCCGTCCGACAAGAACATCACGGGGCTATTTGTGACGCACCAGCACTCAGACCACTATGGTGGCATGAAGTTCTTGCGCGACAATGGCTACAACATTGGCTATCTCATTCATTCGCCCTATGAGCGCCGTTACGGGGATGCGAGCGTCACTCTCGACGAATGGAACGAGTTCAACGATCATGCGAAGTACTTCGAAGGCAAGGGCACCAAGGTATACAAGCCCTATCGGCAGGATTCATTTGAAAAGCCTTGGTGGGACCGATCAGGCTTGAAATTTTGGATGATCGGCCCAAATAGGTCGATTGCGACAAGTGATACTCGTGAGCTTCATGATGCGTGTCTCGTTTTAACAGTTCAATCAGAGAAACGCAAGTGTGCCTTCACCGGAGATGCCTCCGACACCAACCTCAATTGGGTGGCGAGCAACACGAAACACTTCTGCGGGGACATATTGCACGCAAGCCATCATGCCAGCCTAAATGGAGCGGACCTGGACTTCATCAAGAAGGCGGATCCGAAGTACTCCGTAATCTCAACGAAGTCTGGTGTATATGAGAGCGTGCCTCATCCAACGGCGCTGAAGCGCTATGCCGACAACACGAAGGAAAAGGTGTATCGCACCGATGTCGACGGCACTCTACGGTTCAACTTCTAGTCGACCGATATGAGCAGTACGCCAAACATTCAGGACGAAGCAGTCAAGTTCTTGGAGCGTGACTTCTCGGAGAGCTACGGACAGTTGCGGCACTACGACACGCAGATCACCGACCTGATGAAGTTCAGCGTCACGCTCTACATCGCCACGTTGTCAGCTGCGATTGGGGTATACCAGTTCTCACTAGAAAAGGGCTTTCGGCTTGACTTGGCTGTCAAGGCGCTATTGATTTCTGGACTTCTTGCTGGCTTGCTCATGCTTTGGCTTTTGGTCCGAAGCCGGGTGTACTTCGTCCGTGTCGCTCGTTACATCAACGAGCATCGGCACTTCTTTACCCGCGTTAAGCCTCTTGGCTTTCCGAACGATTCGGCGATGTATACGGATGCCAAGTATCCGAAGTACTTCTCATGGGGCAGTTCTCATTCAGTCTTTGCGTACGTCGCTTCCGCAATGAACGCATCGCTGCTCGCCACGCTTCTATTCGTTCACTTCTCCGTCAGTTGCCACCAGCGAACTATCGTGGCTAGTGCATTCCTATTTGCTCTAGTGGTGCAGGTCATGGTCGTCTCATTCCATCTGAAGGGCATGGAGAAGCATACGGAGGGCGTTGCTTGAGTTTGTCGCCCTTACTTTGTCACCACGCCGATCGCCAAGGAAGTCGGCAACGTAAGATGGGATACATCGAGGAGATCAACGAGACGCTTGTGCCTCGGCACACCGAGGAGGCTGTGGTGCTGTACCTGTTCGCGGGCCTGCCTGCCGAAGCTTCAGCGTAGGCATGGCTGCGGCGGCCTGGCCCTAGGCTTTGAGGCCGTTGGCTGAAGTAGCACCCTCCACTATCTTGTCCGAACGCGGTTGACGGAAAGCGCGTCAACTGAGAGCGATGAGCAAGGGCGAGTTGTTGATCTACCAAGGCAAGGACGGCCTCACGCAACTGAGCGTGAAGCTGGAGGAAGAGACCGTATGGCTGAACCAGAACCAGCTCGCGGACCTTTTCCAGACCACGAAGCAGAACATCGGGCAGCACATCAAGAACATCCTGGCCGATGGCGAGCTGGAAGCCGAGGGAACTGTAAAGGATTTCTTTACAGTTGCGCGGGAAGGCCGGCGGAACGTGAAAAGGTTGGTAGAGCACTACAACCTGGACATGATCATCTCGGTGGGCTACCGGGTGAACAGCCATGTGGGCGTTCACTTCCGGCGCTGGGCCACGGAGCGGCTGCGGGAGTACATCATCAAAGGCTTCGTGCTGGACGATGCCCGGCTGAAGCAGGCGCGCGACGGCTACTTCGATGAACT
Proteins encoded in this region:
- a CDS encoding MBL fold metallo-hydrolase, which produces MAELHCLNVGCADASILKTTSETFLIDCYGIDEHKALLPSDKNITGLFVTHQHSDHYGGMKFLRDNGYNIGYLIHSPYERRYGDASVTLDEWNEFNDHAKYFEGKGTKVYKPYRQDSFEKPWWDRSGLKFWMIGPNRSIATSDTRELHDACLVLTVQSEKRKCAFTGDASDTNLNWVASNTKHFCGDILHASHHASLNGADLDFIKKADPKYSVISTKSGVYESVPHPTALKRYADNTKEKVYRTDVDGTLRFNF